DNA from Bradysia coprophila strain Holo2 chromosome IV unlocalized genomic scaffold, BU_Bcop_v1 contig_81, whole genome shotgun sequence:
gcggcagataaattttcttgctgatctgttcctgaacatttgccactttgcgacgcagatttttttggtaaaattttggttgtttccagtcaaatttttttttggtaataaaatatttgtgaaaaattcggaaaatattttccaaagaatGTTCTCTgagaaacaccaaaaaatctaCTTCAATATGACTTTGGAAATTCATCGAATTCATCAAATTAATCCAAAATCTCATATTTTAAAACTCCTGAAATGCTccttaaattatcgaaatatcctCCTTTATTTCTTAAAAAGGAGGCCGAATTTTGAGTGGGCTCCCTGAATAAGAATCGGAAGaaaatttctctaaaaaaaatctacctCGCTGCAACTAACCAATTTGATTTAACCATTTCAGGGAAAACGCAATGGGTTACCGATAATTAGGATTGATATTTCGAACACACGCCTGCGAATGTCAGAAACTTGGAAATGTTGAAGTGACCAGCATGAAATCATTCGTGTAATGATAAGAGAGAAACTTTATGTGTGATATTCTCATCCAGtcttaaaatatgaaataaaaacttttttttttaattttctgtacTAAAAGAAACGACTTTCAATTATTGAAATTCAGTATGTAAGAAATGGATCATTTAGTTGGCATCAAGTGCTTATTCGTTAACCATTTTTAGCGTCAAAGAGCGACAAGCAACAGAGCGACAATGATCATGATCTCGATcaatagtatatttcatcaCTAGAATCAAAAAGATGTGTTTTTGACcaaggtggtgaaaacgtccgaGGATGGTTAAGCAGCTTTAGCTGCTTCGGATGTGTCTCCTTTTAAATTTGTCATAGTGTTTGGATCGTCAGAAGCGAGTAATATATGTATAATAGACTAGAGGATGGAAAGTGGGTCCCACCACATACCTTACATCACAAGTCATACATTCTTTGATgagtgtttggtatcgtttgaAACCTGAGGGTCTCCTCAAAGTAATCTGGTGCTGCTTGAGGCGTTTATGGAATTTGTAGGGAAtttgtcaaagttcgccgaagGAGGAAAATTTGCAGATTTTAGCAGATTTCGggaactcaattttttttttttaatcgaaaaactggttttattttgtttttaaatcatGCCCATCATTCCCCTTACTAGTCTCATTAAAtttacgaacaaaaaaaaaccgaaaaaaattcgctatgcaaattggttcaaattttcgaatttttgcgGAGCacccaaaaactttttcatcgtaaaagtttggaaactgaacgtgcaacgataatagcgaagtatcaattttaaaaaaatacataAGTTTCACCtcagttttaaaatatcattttatacaggaaaaatggaaaaatcggGAAACTTTCATGTATCGAGTCATGTATTGGTGAACCCAAAAGCTCTATTTCCTCCATTAAGCGAATACCAGGTAACTTTTCTGAGATTACTGAAtacattgaatttttatgcTCTTTGGTCGCATTGATGAAAAGACTTCGTCTCGACGAAACATACATAatcatgcaaaaattattctctcggtatacgaattcacacgtatactgtaatttcgtggtttcaatccaagtgatgcaaataactattcattaaaaaatgaaattgcgaGTCTAATATAAGCTCTCAATCGTTTGGGTTTGCATTCTTTGCTTTTGTTTGATTAAAGCTTGAAATGCAGGCGCACCGAGTTCTGTACACTGCGATTAGGTTATAAAGCAATGTCTCATACAAGAGCTGTTCACACGTATCTGTTTTGAAACGAAAGGATCGATTGTATTTGGTAATTTGGCTTGTTGTAGCCCGAGCAGACAAGCTTGATTTTTTGGTTTATAAGTATTCTGTTCCACGCTTTTTTACCGTCTTTAAAATTCTGCTTTTAACCTTTTTCATTATTCATGTCATTAATTACATAACTGTCTACACGCGTGTGTCTGTACTCCTCATATGAAAGTTAACATAAATTTATGGTTCCTCTCTCTCATTTGTATACACCGTTCATACGGAAAACCAGCATTGTTAATAGTAATAGAACTGTTCATACGTACGTTATATTGATTTTGATATCCATGAATTAAAGATgaatttactttaaaaataaaattcttttcggAAATGATGAATTCTTCAATATTTCGTCCAGAGTATTCAGAATTGAGTAGGACATTCACCAATCAACATAGTTTTCAGAAgaaggaataaaaaaaatgtttcgcaCACGTTACGATGAAGAAGAAAAGCTCTGGTCGGGTATTGATATGCCGAGCGTTTTCAATGAACGAGTTTCATTAGGACATGCAATACTGTGGACATTGCAGAAAAATCCAGCAAAAATCGGTCAAGTATGTAAGTTTTGTTAGCCAGTAAGCCTTGCTCTTCAGttcttcttttcgtttttccaCCAAAAGATAAACAGCGAAACGAAAATTCAGTTGACCAATGCGGATATTCGATTGAAAACCATCCAAGCTGCTCAAAATCTACAAAAGCTTGGCTACGGAAAAGGCGATGTGTTCGCCATTTGTGCACGGAATAATCATTACGTGGCTCCGATTGCTTTTGCATCGCTTTGCCTAGGCTGTCCATTGAATACGCTGGATACTTCTTTCGGCGAACCGGAGCTTACGCACATGTTGTCGATTACGAGACCGAAAGTGGTTTTTTGTGACGCCGATGTCAGCGAGTTGATTGAATGTGTTCTAGAGAAGATTGAGATTGAAgcgaaaattttcacattcaTTGGTGGAGATGGGAATTCAATACCAGTTGAAGAACTGTTTACCGAAACGAATGATGAGGACCATTTtacgtaaaaatatttttccttcgTTTTCACAGTAATTTCACTGAGCAAAATGTTTTGTCCTAACTTAGTGTGGCGGAAGTGGATGGTGAGAACGATGTAGCGTTCATTATTTGCACATCTGGCTCGACTGGCCTTCCAAAAGGTTTGAGTGCATAGTATTCGATACAAAAACTGGAATAATCGTTCCCGTTCACACAGGAGTTTGTCTGTCGCACGCAATCTTGTTGAATCAATGCAGTCAATTCGATAACGATCACCAGGACATAGTTTTTACATTTAGTTCACTGTATTGGATATCTGGTGTGATAATTTTAATAAGCACAACACTGAACGGAAGTTGTCGCATAATAACAACCGAAAAATTCACTCCTGAATTAATGGTTGCTATTATCGAGGAACATCAAGTTACACAATTTGTCAGTGCAAGTCACTATCTGGTGTTGGCATTGGGATGCGAACAATTCTTTCGAGCGAATTGGTCAAGCGTTCGGTCAATTTTATGTGGTGGCTCGAAGCTTTCAACTGTGGTTGCATGTCAAATGCTTCAGCATGTGAAGAATGGTGAAATCCGGTCCTGTTATGGAATGAGTGAAATGGGCGGGGTTATGTCAAGTGGATCCGTTAGGGAATTAAGCGATGAGTCTAACGGGAACATTATTCCGGGGCTTCAGATTAAAATCATTGACGACAATGGCGATCGTGTGGGTGTTAACGAAGTGGGTGAAATCTGtacaaaatacaaatacaaattCATTGGCTATTATGGCAATGAAGAAGCTACTAGAGGTGCCACAGATAGCGAAGGATTTTTGCTCACTGGTGACGTTGGTTATTTTGACGAAAGTGGAAACATTTATTTCGTTGATCGTAAAAAGGAAATGCTAAAATATTGTTCATCGCAAATATCACCGATCGAGATCGAACAATTTCTGATGAAACACGACTACATCCAAGTGGCATGCGTTATTGGCATACCCGATCCGGTCGCTGGTGACCTACCAGCGGCTGTTATTATGCTACGCGAAAATGCTGAGATCAGTACTGAAGTAGTCGAAGGAATGATTGCAggtaaatttatgaatgaatgattTGTATGTAGAGACTCTACCGTGGGTAATGTTTCGACTAAAATTTTGTACCTTCACAAGATCATTTCACGGACTACAAACAGTTGAGAGGTGGTGTGTATTTCGTTGATGCGATTCCACTGACTCCATCGGGAAAAGTTGTACGTAGAGTTGTCAAAGAGTTAGCCATCGAGCTTTACAACAAGaggaaatattgaaaagtaaaaacaaatcgaaatgCTTTACATTCAACATCTACTACACGTGAGCTGAGTTTACCTATGTGTTACACGAATACTTCAAGAAAGTAGTTATGTCTCTAACAATTATTTGTGCGAAGAGAACTTTGCATTTGGAAGgaaataaatctaaaatttgtaCAGCGAACTTTTATCATTTACACGTTGATATAAATCCATCGGCGGGTAATGTTTGCAATCAATCTTGGGTTTATCCGAAATTCATTTCCTTAAATTGAGCAAAAGAACAATCTGTTGAGAGGAACCCGACTATGTTCATATTCACCACCTTTATATTATGTGAATCTATGTACATTAACTACAGTTATATTAGGAACGACTACGAGAATAAATAAAGTTTAGTTCGTATCGTAAAACCAACCACGCAACGTCTTATAATTTAACCCAAATACTCTGCCATTACaatcaacatatttcgttcacgatcaaaaaaaaaaataccaaaagcATTGCTGCTCTGCTGGTAAACATCATATCCATCatatcccacaaaaacctcaaaagaactgatatcacccaaaaacctcaaaagagggaaaggtgacgctagtactgtaaaaattaaacatccaaaatatttgatatcagttttggtgacgcattctgcgcctcaacgtaatcaaatttaaacaagAGGTAAAACGCCAAAAATTTTGcgaagaaaccaatttttcaatttcataatCTTCGCACACATTTTATAGGAAACCCATCCACACAATAGTTAATAActattagttatttatgacattgagtgcaaagtacttaattaggctctagatgtgtaattatgacaagaggccgcaggccgtgtgtcataatacacgtcgtgagcctaataaagtaatTTGCAGCGAGAtttatacaacgttttatgcaacagaggcatctaaagttcgACGATTTCTCACTTTATGATACTCAGTTGCATAAAAGATTGTcaaaagtgaggttgtgttggcttctccgtggatgacgattgacattttgaacggccttggaagaaacctatatataggcgaacaTTTTAACGTTTCCATACTGAACagaatttaaaacaaatgtttACGAAAGTACTCTTCAAACcaagttcaacgagctattcGTTAACGAATATGGTGATatggttgaaaatgtatgaagatACTTCAAGTATAGTGTTTTCTCCGGATGTAGTGAACTGTTTTTAATGATatatagctcgttgaacttgGTTTGAAGAGtacttttgtaaatattttttttaaattctgttcAGTATGGAAACGTTAAAAtgttcgcctatatatagttttcttccaaggccgttcaaaatgtcaatcgtcatccacagagaagccaacacaacctcactttgaagttttgacgaacaaatttgtttaagttgcgaatatgtttgcttctgtggatgacggtcgatTGATTTCGgcccagggcctatttttcgaaattttttccaaaatttccaaaaaactgcgaacgttcaaaaaccgaatttttccataatttcgaacggttttggcaactccgatgattttgtttgattattgacgctcccatctttcaaattaatcatgctcGACTTCATTTGAAAGCTGATAGTGTCAAGAAATAATCGAAAGTCAGCTAAAACACAAGGCTGAGTTCAGGAGTtgccaaaaccgttcgaaattgtggaaaaactcggtttttggacgttcgcagcatttaaaaaaattaggcCCTGTTTCGATCTGTCAAAGTTCGTTTTTACCGAatgatggaagaaacctataggTTCCTTAGACCTTCCGTTGGTTGTTCTTTTTAGGGAAGGAGCACTAGCGTCACGAACTCCGCGATCGCTTCGTTCATGATACTACAAATTATTATCTACATGAGACAACAAAACCACAGCGAGtaataaataaagaatttttattattaaccTAGTATTATGGCTGCTTTGCAAAACAGTATCATTTGCAAATTGTTTCTcttaaaaatgtctaaaacgtaaattaaattcaattaaaaacaaacaattggTATGTGCATTGCACATCATAAATAGCGCTATTCAAAAAGCACAAAagctttttaaaaaattcaacacaTTCTCTTAGAAACGACTTATTGcatcacatttttgttggcTTTCTTTTTCGCTTTTGTTCGATGCTCGTCTCGCATCCGCCAAATTGATTGACTTTACATGTTCTTTCTTATGAAACAGCTCCGCTATGCTATCCAAATCTCTACCCTTCGTTTCCGGAACGAAGATAACGACAAATATGACTCCGACAATGCAAAGTGCTGAGTATATCCAAAATGTACCAGCAGTTGTTATGACCtgattcaaaatcatttttttttaatttagaaaattcaGCAACAATCTGAATCTATCAAATTTACCCTCTCCAACGGATGAAATGTTTTAATGACTGCAAACATCATACCCAAATTCATCGAGCCAGCGATGGAACTCAGTGTACTCCGTTGAGCCGTCGGAAATATTTCTCCCATTAGTAGAAAGGGAATGCAACCGAAGCCAACCGAAAATCCAATCATAAACACAATCAGACTGACTAACGGAAGGAAGCCGAACGAATGGTTTCCCTGTTGATTCAAGTAATAGGCGACTCCCATCGATGCGTTCGAAATGCTCATTACGATTCCAGACACGATTAGCAGCGGTTTTCGGCCAGATTTATCGACAAACAGGAGGGAAGCAATGTTACTGACTAATTGCACTGTTCCCACAAGTATTGTGGCCAAGTTTCCGTCGATGGAACTTCctgttttaatttgaaaagtttactGTTTTGGCCCATGACATGAGTGCTGTTCCAAATTACCTGAAGATCGAAATATCTCGACGGTAAAAAATATAATCGAATCGATTCCACTCAGTTGTTGAATTGCTAGCAAAGTCAGTCCGATGGCCAATGGCATGAGAACAGGTCGGCTCATTAAAGTTTCCCATGAGTGTGCGTTGTCATtcgatttgttgatttgttgaaTCGGTTTTTCAGTTACGCTAAAATAAGCAAATTACAAACGATTCTGTAGCTATCAAGTCGATAGGACGAACCTTCCTTTTTCGATTACATTGAGCGATGTCACATTTTTATTCGCAGATTCCAATCCCAACCATTCAGCAGCTTTGTCTGCTTCTTTGTGCATATTTCTACTGCGTAACCACACCGGTGACCTGGGCAACGTTACAACTACTATTGTCAGACAGACCGCTACGCCGCAGCATGTCCAAGCAAGATTATCCcatgtgaaaaatgttccCAAAATATAGGCCGTCAATACACCTGTTGACATTAAAATGGACGGAAATGATCCAATGACGCCCCTTATTCTCGGATCCGTGCACTCCGTCACCTAATGATAATAGTTATAGCCTTACACAGTACAATGGCTCAACGACTTGATCTTACATATATCTGTGCTGATGGCAAAGTCAACCCGACACAAAATCCGGCCAACATTCTTCCTGCCATTAGGTACTGCCAACTAATCCCATAAGCGATGACAGCCCATGATAGCGCCCATATTGGAGCGGCAAATAGTATTGTGTACTTTCTACCGATAAAATGCATTAGTGGACCCGCAACAAGACTTCCAAAGAACGCTCCAGCCGGTGGAATAGAGCCTGCAATTTGGTACATCGAATATGGAATTAATAGCCAGATTAGAAGGGAATTAGTTCCAGGAAATTACTTGTCCACGATGCAATGATTTTATTCGGTAGCAGTTCCGGATTTAGTTCTTCCATAGATGGCACAGCTGGCGATGAGTATCCTCGCACGAGCCCGATGCAAAAGTACGACATTGATACGCATAATGACAGTATTGTctaaataattaaacaaaaaaagatgACTTGCTTTACTTTAAATGGTATTGCATGCCTTATAGATTATGAAGATGTCTTTCGTTTCAATTAAAACTTAATTAGCATTAATTAGACAGCTGTGAATCAAATTACGGTATAATTATATACACAGAAGATGAATAAGAAATCTATCAACCAGACGACacatttttatggtgatttcatttcagatagaaataatatttaattctGTTAACTAATATTCGTGCTTTGTTTTGACGtgatttcaatttgttggttGATTCAGATGGAACAAGTGattagaaacaaaaaattttattgtttcattgCACGACATTTTGTGCGTCATTTTGGTGTCGTAATGGGAGATTTGTAGGTACTAGTGCTGTAAAGTGATGTGTTAAAATTGCTTCAATTCATTTCTctcaatcaatcaaattacGAGAACCTACTTCGATATGGTTAACAAAACGTAGTTTTTCGCAGACTATATATAGAGTGCAATTTTACCCTGTTCCCTAGAACTCATCGatagctttccaacgagctatcGCATTTAAAAATCGGTAGAAATTTCTACACGTTTTGtattgaaagaaatgaaaatcaattttaggaaattttccATCCCAACTTCATTTTCTCATAGTGGTCCCAATGGCACTAAAACTGGGAAATTGGATGAGTTTTGACATAAGTAGTTTGCGTAATGGTCTAATTAAAATTCCTTCAAACATCCATTTTTCTCAGGAATTGTCTAGAAAATGGTTAGTTTGAAGGACATTTGCGAGACCATCACGCAGCCTACCTATGTCTTTGAATACACCATACACAAAAATACCTTTCACGTTAAGCTCCACAACGAAAACATGgtcagagggattcttttgaaaaacagcctaccgaaatcggacgcatttttatgtgcttttgggccaaataggtcTTATGGAAGTTTGAaggcatctacgatgaaatatgagaagttgaaatgttaaagtgcacatatttcatcgtatatgcatccaaaccccataagaccctatttggcccaaaagcacataaaattacctttgtgccaccgagaattgaaatacgacggatttcaatatcgataactagattgaaatgtccaaaattacaacacccgttttcatggcttattacaacactcaaaccagtgttgaaatgaaattcgtatgagttattacagcattcgttttaaaaaaatgcaaagcaacgtgatcgatcaaattcgaagagtgattgtttacaatgaaaattctgaatttttgtgcatttgtctatttcaattctcggttggcacaaagcatgatgtgttacacgtattgtaattagattttttcagcacacgaccaaaacttgggtctagtgctgaaaaaatcaacattacaatacttgtaacacaacatactatttaaatgataccccacaccaccatgtacggctggtgtaactagagaaatattggtaagaaaagtgctagttttctgttgaaaacttcaactgcacatatttcagtgtggattaattttaaaaccaatgagtctctcaatagtacatgtgactacctttctaatgacaccccacacgaccctgtacggctcgtatacctggagaaattttggtaagaaaagtgcaaattttcggctttcgatcacctttcaccagccataaaagcttcgaagaattttttgaaagtggttctGGCTTCGAGGGTCGAAGTCTTTTCTAGatacctataaaaagttccactagaaaacacgcccgatttcggtaggctgtttttcaaaagaatccctctcagCGATTGGATTGATATATGGAATGATGTGACTCATGTTCTCCATTGCGTTTAACCTCTTTATTTATCCgccatttttacttttatattAGTTTTCGCTCAATTATCTTGGACTTTCTATTTCTATTTCCTTCTATCGTCCTTGccctaggtagtctacctctatggtcCTTCCTATCCGTTATCTATTTGTGACGATTTATGACCATCTATTGTTGGAAGATACCAATAGAAATTCCCCTCGCAGGTATCTATTTCCGAGAAAATACAATTCATGCCCAATAATCTCCCTATTCCGAAAATAGAAACAATGCACCTTGACCACGAATTCCGCTTCCGAGTTCCGACAGTGTcattcaaaacatttcattttttcatatgTAATTGTTCAGTTATGCCATCGCCATTTATTcacttaattttaatatttctgcaaattgtaacaaaatcaGTCCGtctaactaaaaataaaatatttgattctCTTTTGTCAGCCAACCGTTTGTCCAATCAATTCTAACTATCCAATGAGTGTGAATTGGATGAAGATTGC
Protein-coding regions in this window:
- the LOC119072526 gene encoding 4-coumarate--CoA ligase 1-like codes for the protein MFRTRYDEEEKLWSGIDMPSVFNERVSLGHAILWTLQKNPAKIGQINSETKIQLTNADIRLKTIQAAQNLQKLGYGKGDVFAICARNNHYVAPIAFASLCLGCPLNTLDTSFGEPELTHMLSITRPKVVFCDADVSELIECVLEKIEIEAKIFTFIGGDGNSIPVEELFTETNDEDHFTVAEVDGENDVAFIICTSGSTGLPKGVCLSHAILLNQCSQFDNDHQDIVFTFSSLYWISGVIILISTTLNGSCRIITTEKFTPELMVAIIEEHQVTQFVSASHYLVLALGCEQFFRANWSSVRSILCGGSKLSTVVACQMLQHVKNGEIRSCYGMSEMGGVMSSGSVRELSDESNGNIIPGLQIKIIDDNGDRVGVNEVGEICTKYKYKFIGYYGNEEATRGATDSEGFLLTGDVGYFDESGNIYFVDRKKEMLKYCSSQISPIEIEQFLMKHDYIQVACVIGIPDPVAGDLPAAVIMLRENAEISTEVVEGMIADHFTDYKQLRGGVYFVDAIPLTPSGKVVRRVVKELAIELYNKRKY
- the LOC119072527 gene encoding facilitated trehalose transporter Tret1-2 homolog, which translates into the protein MLDLPLFYANNKGVIKQTILSLCVSMSYFCIGLVRGYSSPAVPSMEELNPELLPNKIIASWTSSIPPAGAFFGSLVAGPLMHFIGRKYTILFAAPIWALSWAVIAYGISWQYLMAGRMLAGFCVGLTLPSAQIYVTECTDPRIRGVIGSFPSILMSTGVLTAYILGTFFTWDNLAWTCCGVAVCLTIVVVTLPRSPVWLRSRNMHKEADKAAEWLGLESANKNVTSLNVIEKGSVTEKPIQQINKSNDNAHSWETLMSRPVLMPLAIGLTLLAIQQLSGIDSIIFFTVEIFRSSGSSIDGNLATILVGTVQLVSNIASLLFVDKSGRKPLLIVSGIVMSISNASMGVAYYLNQQGNHSFGFLPLVSLIVFMIGFSVGFGCIPFLLMGEIFPTAQRSTLSSIAGSMNLGMMFAVIKTFHPLERVITTAGTFWIYSALCIVGVIFVVIFVPETKGRDLDSIAELFHKKEHVKSINLADARRASNKSEKESQQKCDAISRF